One region of Camelina sativa cultivar DH55 chromosome 6, Cs, whole genome shotgun sequence genomic DNA includes:
- the LOC104792883 gene encoding inactive receptor-like serine/threonine-protein kinase At2g40270 isoform X1, giving the protein MEIPITSVGFHRKTLVRNPFTYNDLPSRKKPKNSAATIAATITPSSSPNPSQKHSSIVPEPQKSSSSTQDVSLFPSVSVAPSKRRNSDSSSVVVPLVVGCVVGGAVLLLLVATGVYFYRREAGETVNPWRTGLSGQLQRVFVTGVPVLKRSEIEAACEDFSNVIGSCSVGKLFKGTLSSGVEIAVASFDTTSTKDWKNNTEIHFRNKIEMLSKINHKNFVNLLGYCEEKEPFTRILIFEYAPNGSLFEHLHCKESEHLDWGMRLRIVMGTAYCIDHMHQLNPPIAHTNLVSSSLQLAEDYAVKVSDFSFGTSETETSINSTILNTGISVLNPQDNVYSFGLLLFEMITGKLPESVNKLDSVDTGLVDFLRGETLLAKMVDPTLESYDDKIENIGEVIKSCLRTDPKERPTMGEVTGWLREITGISPNDATPKLSPLWWAELEVLSSTA; this is encoded by the exons ATGGAGATTCCAATAACTT CTGTTGGATTCCACAGGAAAACACTTGTCCGTAACCCATTCACATACAACGATTTGCCTTCtagaaaaaaacccaaaaacagcGCTGCTACTATAGCTGCAACTATCACACCATCATCATCCCCAAACCCTTCTCAAAAACATTCTTCAATAGTTCCAGAGCCACAAAAGAGTTCATCATCTACACAAGATGTTTCACTTTTTCCATCTGTGTCAGTTGCTCCCTCTAAGAGAAGAAACTCTGATTCTTCTTCAGTGGTTGTTCCTCTAGTGGTTGGCTGCGTAGTAGGCGGTGCTGTTTTGCTTCTCCTTGTGGCTACTGGTGTCTACTTTTACAGACGTGAGGCTGGAGAAACTGTGAATCCTTGGCGTACAGGTCTTAGTGGACAACTTCAGAGAGTTTTTGTAACTG GTGTCCCTGTACTCAAAAGATCTGAGATTGAAGCTGCATGTGAAGATTTTAGTAATGTCATTGGATCTTGCTCAGTTGGGAAATTGTTCAAAGGAACACTATCAAGTGGAGTAGAGATAGCTGTTGCTTCATTTGATACTACATCCACTAAAGACTGGAAGAACAATACAGAAATACACTTTAGGAACAAG ATTGAAATGTTGTCGAAGATCAACCACAAGAACTTTGTAAACCTGCTTGGTTACTGTGAGGAAAAGGAACCTTTCACGAGGATCTTGATCTTTGAATATGCTCCAAACGGATCACTCTTTGAGCATTTACACT GTAAAGAATCAGAACACTTAGACTGGGGAATGAGGTTAAGAATCGTAATGGGTACAGCATATTGCATTGACCATATGCACCAACTCAATCCACCTATAGCTCACACCAACCTCGTCTCATCATCTCTTCAGCTCGCGGAAGATTATGCTGTCAAAGTATCCGATTTCAGTTTCGGTACATCTGAGACAGAGACTAGCATCAACAGCACAATCCTAAACACAGGCATCTCAGTCTTGAATCCCCAAGACAACGTTTACAGCTTCGGTTTACTTTTATTCGAAATGATAACCGGGAAACTCCCGGAATCGGTTAACAAACTTGACTCGGTAGATACCGGGCTGGTTGATTTCTTGAGAGGAGAGACTCTACTAGCCAAGATGGTAGATCCAACACTGGAATCTTATGATGACAAGATTGAGAATATAGGTGAAGTTATCAAATCATGCCTCAGAACCGACCCGAAAGAGAGGCCTACAATGGGTGAAGTCACAGGATGGTTACGGGAGATCACGGGAATATCACCTAACGATGCTACGCCGAAACTGTCACCTCTTTGGTGGGCAGAGTTGGAGGTTTTGTCCTCCACTGCCTAA
- the LOC104792884 gene encoding UPF0725 protein At2g20620-like isoform X3 yields MGDATCFWDLDAIYDFYKGDMPDWPPNDDKLQFYEVNELELRDNEWLHLYAEVALFSEWADDLSSYMPFEMKKVVVQTTGDVESSMKLKSSNAIFYMSFKIRGGRECSGIVRRTSDGKTGHMCLEARCWIDK; encoded by the exons ATGGGAGATGCCACTTGCTTTTGGGACTTGGATGCTATATATGACTTCTATAAAGGTGATATGCCAGATTGGCCACCGAATGATGATAAGTTACAGTTCTATGAG GTGAATGAATTAGAGTTGCGAGACAATGAATGGCTTCATCTATACGCCGAAGTTGCATTGTTCTCCGAGTGGGCCGATGACCTG aGTTCTTACATGCCATTTGAGATGAAGAAAGTAGTGGTACAAACAACAGGAGATGTAGAGTCGAGTATGAAGCTCAAGTCGAGTAATGCGATCTTCTATATGAGCTTCAAGATTCGTGGAGGTCGCGAGTGCAGTGGCATAGTAAGAAGAACAAGTGATGGAAAAACAGGACATATGTGCCTTGAAGCTAGATGCTGGATCGACAAGTAA
- the LOC104792888 gene encoding ferritin-4, chloroplastic-like, with the protein MLLKTVTSSSALSLVSFHGVKKDISPLLSSNLRVSSGKSGNVAFSVRASKSSTTDSLSGVVFEPFKEVKKELDLVPVSSHLSLARQKYSDECEAAINDQINVEYNVSYVYHAMYAYFDRDNVALKGLAKFFKESSVEEREHAEKFMEYQNKRGGKVKLQSIVMPLSEFEHVDKGDALYGMELALSLEKLVNEKLLNLHSVASKNNDVHLADFIESEFLTEQVEAIKMISEYVAQLRRVGKGHGTWHFNEMLLEG; encoded by the exons atgcttcttAAGACTGTAACTTCATCTTCAGCTCTTTCTCTAGTGAGTTTCCATGGCGTGAAGAAAGATATCTCTCCTTTGTTATCTTCCAATCTTCGAGTTTCTTCTGGAAAATCTGGGAACGTAGCTTTCTCTGTTCGCGCATCTAAGAGCTCAACCACCGATTCCTTGAGCGGCGTTGTCTTCGAGCCGTTTAAGGAGGTTAAAAAGGAGCTCGATCTTGTTCCAGTAAGCTCTCATCTCTCGCTTGCTCGGCAGAAGTACTCAGACGAGTGTGAAGCCGCCATTAACGATCAGATcaa TGTGGAGTACAATGTCTCGTATGTGTATCACGCTATGTATGCCTACTTCGATCGGGACAACGTCGCCCTCAAGGGTCTTGCTAA GTTCTTTAAGGAATCAAGTGTGGAAGAAAGGGAACACGCTGAGAAGTTTATGGAGTATCAG AACAAACGTGGTGGGAAGGTCAAGTTACAGTCCATTGTGATGCCTCTCTCAGAGTTTGAACACGTTGATAAAGGAGATGCTCTATATG GCATGGAGCTGGCTCTGTCACTGGAGAAACTAGTTAATGAGAAGCTCTTAAACCTCCACAGT GTTGCTTCGAAGAACAATGATGTCCACTTGGCAGATTTTATTGAGAGCGAGTTTCTGACAGAGCAG GTGGAAGCAATTAAGATGATTTCAGAATATGTTGCCCAACTGCGACGAGTTGGCAAAGGACACG GAACATGGCATTTCAACGAGATGCTTCTGGAAGGGTAA
- the LOC104792887 gene encoding eukaryotic translation initiation factor 2 subunit alpha homolog → MANQTPNLECRMYESKYPEVDMAVMIQVKNIADMGAYVSLLEYNNIEGMILFSELSRRRIRSVSSLIKVGRIEPVMVLRVDKEKGYIDLSKRRVSEEDISTCEERYNKSKLVHSIMRHVAETLSLDLEELYVNIGWPLYRKHGHAFEAFKILVTDPDSVLGGLTREIKEVGPDGEEVTKVVPAVTEEVKDALVKNIRRRMTPQPMKIRADIELKCFQFDGVVHIKEAMKNAEAAGNDDCPVKIKLVAPPLYVLTTQTLDKDQGIEILNKAIIACTETIETHKGKLVVKEGARAVSERDDKMLTEHMAKLRLDNEEISGDEESGDEEEDTGMGEVDLDGGAGIIE, encoded by the exons ATGGCGAATCAGACACCGAATCTGGAGTGTCGGATGTACGAGTCGAAGTATCCAGAGGTGGATATGGCGGTGATGATCCAGGTGAAGAACATCGCCGATATGGGAGCTTACGTTTCTCTGCTGGAGTACAACAACATCGAAGGAATGATCCTCTTCTCTGAGCTCTCCCGTCGTCGGATCCGAAGTGTGAGCAGTTTGATTAAGGTCGGGAGAATTGAGCCTGTCATGGTCCTGCGTGTGGACAAAGAGAAAGGTTACATTGATCTGAGCAAACGTAGGGTTAGCGAGGAGGATATCTCAACTTGTGAAGAGAGGTACAACAAGAGCAAGCTTGTCCATTCTATCATGCGCCATGTTGCTGAGACTCTATCTCTTGATTTGGAG GAGTTGTATGTGAACATTGGTTGGCCTCTGTATCGGAAACATGGTCATGCTTTTGAG gCCTTCAAGATCCTAGTGACGGATCCTGACTCGGTGTTGGGTGGCCTCACTCGTGAGATCAAAGAAGTTGGGCCCGACGGTGAAGAG GTGACTAAAGTTGTACCTGCTGTTACGGAGGAAGTGAAAGATGCACTTGTGAAGAACATTAGGAGGAGAATGACACCACAACCAATGAAAATCCGTGCTGATATCGAATTGAAGTGTTTTCAGTTTGACGGAGTTGTTCACATTAAG GAGGCCATGAAAAACGCTGAAGCCGCTGGAAACGACGACTGCCCTGTTAAGATTAAATTGGTTGCTCCACCTCTTTATGTCCTTACTACTCAGACACTTGACAAG GACCAAGGGATTGAAATCCTAAACAAAGCAATTATAGCTTGCACTGAGACAATTGAGACACACAAAGGCAAGCTTGTCGTTAAGGAGGGAGCTCGAGCT GTGAGTGAACGTGATGATAAGATGCTGACAGAGCACATGGCTAAGCTACGTCTTGACAATGAAGAAATTAGTGGCGATGAAGAGAgcggagacgaagaagaggacACAGGAATGGGCGAAGTGGATCTCGACGGTGGTGCTGGAATCATTGAGTAA
- the LOC104792884 gene encoding uncharacterized protein LOC104792884 isoform X1, with the protein MYDVMLDEANLWHHEHEQVEPPLRKRKIEEAPPPSPVEDVYFSDEEDPEEQEKYRLQVVESCGFDVDFCNHTYNGIMPGGCSPYDKLFAKAGLHCYNLEKVTLFMESARYSSQKYAGSSLKCQAWEMPLAFGTWMLYMTSIKVICQIGHRMMISYSSMR; encoded by the exons ATGTATGATGTGATGTTGGATGAGGCGAACTTGTGGCATCACGAACACGAACAGGTTGAACCACCTCTCCGTAAGCGGAAGATCGAAGAAGCTCCTCCACCTTCACCTGTCGAAGACGTTTATTTCTCCGACGAAGAAGATCCTGAGGAACAAGAAAAGTATCGTCTTCAAGTTGTTGAGTCTTGT ggATTTGATGTTGATTTCTGCAACCATACGTATAATGGGATAATGCCGGGTGGATGTAGTCCCTATGACAAACTCTTTGCAAAGGCTGGACTCCATTGTTACAATCTTGAAAAGGTTACTCTTTTTATGGAGAG TGCCAGGTACTCGTCACAAAAATATGCAGGATCAAGCCTCAAGTGCCAG gCATGGGAGATGCCACTTGCTTTTGGGACTTGGATGCTATATATGACTTCTATAAAGGTGATATGCCAGATTGGCCACCGAATGATGATAAGTTACAGTTCTATGAG GTGA
- the LOC104792882 gene encoding uncharacterized protein LOC104792882 — protein sequence MRSSSKSSENSKTCLSNNFKATTNIEEDKDEEEDEEGEEDEEERSGDQSPSSNSYVEESGSHQNHDHDQIKKNGGSVRPYNRSKTPRLRWTPELHICFLQAVERLGGPDRATPKLVLQLMNVKGLSIAHVKSHLQMYRSKKTDDPNQGDQGFSFEHGAGYTYNLSQLPMLQSFDQRPSSSLGYGSGSWTDHRRQIYRSPWRGLTARDTTRTRQTLFSPRPGERVHGVSNSILNDKNKTISFRINSHEAANENNGVAEVVPRIHRSFLEGMKTFNKSWGQSLSSNPNPSTATRPQDHSATTRNSYQWENARVAEGSENVLKRKRVLLSDDCNTSNQDLDLSLSLKVPRTHDNLGECLLENEEKEHDNHHDSLQGLSLSLSSSGLSKLGRTIRKEDQTERKIEVLASPLDLTL from the exons ATGAGATCAAGCAGCAAAAGTTCTGAAAACTCCAAGACTTGTCTATCTAACAACTTCAAAGCCACCACCAAtatagaagaagacaaagatgaagaggaggatgaagagggtgaagaggatgaagaagagagatcagGAGATCAGAGTCCATCTAGCAATAGCTATGTGGAAGAGAGTGGAAGCCACCAgaatcatgatcatgatcagATCAAGAAGAATGGTGGATCTGTGAGGCCGTACAACCGCTCAAAGACTCCGAGGCTGAGATGGACACCTGAGCTTCATATTTGCTTTCTTCAAGCTGTAGAGAGATTGGGTGGCCCAGATA GAGCAACACCTAAGCTTGTTCTTCAACTGATGAACGTTAAGGGGCTAAGTATTGCCCATGTCAAGAGCCATCTTCAG ATGTACCGGAGCAAGAAGACCGATGACCCGAATCAAG GAGATCAAGGATTTTCGTTTGAGCACGGAGCTGGTTACACTTACAACCTTAGCCAACTTCCAATGCTACAAAGTTTCGATCAAAGGCCTTCTTCTAGTttagg ATATGGTAGCGGTTCCTGGACCGACCATAGACGACAGATCTACCGTAGCCCGTGGAGAGGCTTAACGGCACGAGACACTAcaagaacaagacaaacacTGTTTAGCCCACGACCTGGTGAGAGAGTTCACGGAGTTAGCAATAGTATTCTTAATGATAAGAACAAAACTATTTCGTTTCGAATCAATTCTCATGAAGCGGCTAATGAGAACAATGGAGTAGCTGAAGTTGTTCCAAGAATTCATAGAAGCTTCCTCGAAGGCATGAAAACGTTTAACAAATCATGGGGACAGAGCCTTTCATCCAATCCTAATCCCTCCACCGCAACACGACCACAAGATCATAGTGCTACAACACGAAATTCTTATCAATGGGAGAATGCTCGAGTGGCAGAAGGATCTGAGAACGTtctgaagaggaagagagtaTTATTGTCTGATGACTGCAACACGTCAAACCAAGATTTGGATCTAAGCTTGTCCCTTAAGGTACCTCGGACACACGACAACCTTGGAGAATGCTTGttagaaaatgaagaaaaagaacatgaTAATCATCACGATAGCCTGCAGGGTTTGTCTCTTTCATTATCTTCGTCAGGTTTATCAAAACTTGGTCGAACCATTAGGAAAGAAGATCAAACTGAGAGAAAGATTGAGGTCTTGGCAAGTCCCCTTGATCTCactttgtga
- the LOC104792886 gene encoding probable methyltransferase PMT23, with protein sequence MGISVQPVVVLLLCTILITITVYLSTTNYVTFSFPSLTPTDYYTPNPKSSVPNQNVDVSSDQTPQKMKLISASSSLDGVVEELKKWDLCKGAGSVDYIPCLDNYAAIKQLKSRRHMEHRERHCPEPSPTCLVPLPHNYKPPVPWPKSRDMVWYDNVPHPKLVEYKKEQNWVNKTGEYLVFPGGGTQFKFGVTHYVEFIEQALPSIKWGKNIRVVLDVGCGVASFGGFLLDKDVITMSFAPKDEHEAQIQFALERGIPATLSVIGTQQLTFPSNAFDVIHCARCRVHWDADGGKPLLELNRVLRPGGFFIWSATPVYRDNDRDSRIWNSMVSLTKSICWKVVTKTVDSSGIGLVIYQKPTSESCYNKRSTQDPPLCDKKEVNASWYVPLAKCISKLPNRKSWPEIWPKRLVSVKPQSISVEAGKLKKDTEKWSAIVSDVYLERLAVNWSSVRNVMDMNAGYGSFAAALINRPLWVMNVVPVDKPDTLSVVYDRGLIGVYHDWCESLNTYPRTYDLLHSSFFLGDVSQRCDIVQVAAEIDRIVRPGGYLVVQDTKETIKKLESIFGSLHWSTKIYQDRFLVGRKGFWRPAKPEL encoded by the exons ATGGGGATATCCGTACAACCCGTCGTCGTTTTACTCCTCTGCACTATCCTCATCACCATCACAGTCTACCTGTCCACGACCAATTACGTCACAttctctttcccttctctcaCCCCTACCGATTACTACACACCAAACCCCAAATCCTCAGTTCCTAACCAAAACGTCGACGTTTCTTCCGATCAAACTCCACAGAAGATGAAGCTAATAAGCGCTTCATCATCACTCGATGGTGTGGTGGAAGAGCTGAAAAAATGGGATCTATGTAAAGGCGCAGGATCTGTTGATTACATACCTTGTCTTGATAACTACGCTGCAATTAAGCAGCTCAAATCGAGGAGACATATGGAGCATCGAGAACGTCATTGCCCTGAACCAAGCCCTACATGTCTCGTTCCCTTGCCGCATAACTATAAGCCTCCGGTTCCGTGGCCTAAGAGTCGGGATATG GTTTGGTATGACAATGTTCCTCACCCCAAGCTCGTAGAATACAAGAAGGAACAAAATTGGGTTAATAAAACCGGTGAATATCTTGTTTTTCCTGGAGGAGGTACTCAATTCAAATTTGGGGTTACTCATTACGTTGAGTTCATTGAACAG GCTTTACCGAGTATCAAATGGGGGAAAAACATAAGGGTTGTATTAGATGTTGGTTGTGGTGTTGCTAGCTTTGGCGGTTTTTTGTTAGATAAAGATGTTATTACAATGTCATTTGCTCCTAAAGATGAACATGAAGCTCAGATTCAGTTTGCGTTAGAACGAGGAATACCTGCAACTCTTTCTGTTATTGGAACGCAACAGCTTACATTCCCGAGCAATGCGTTTGATGTTATCCATTGTGCACGGTGTAGAGTCCATTGGGATGCTGATG GTGGGAAACCGTTGTTGGAGCTCAATAGGGTACTTAGGCCAGGGGGTTTCTTCATATGGTCTGCAACACCGGTCTATCGAGATAATGACAGAGATAGCAGAATTTGGAATT CAATGGTCTCTTTGACTAAGTCCATCTGCTGGAAGGTTGTGACAAAGACGGTTGATTCCTCTGGAATCGGACTTGTGATCTATCAAAAGCCAACTTCAGAATCTTGCTACAATAAACGCAGCACACAAGATCCACCTCTGTGCGATAAAAAGGAAGTAAATGCTTCATG gtaTGTTCCACTAGCCAAATGCATTTCCAAGTTACCGAACAGAAAGAGTTGGCCTGAGATATGGCCTAAACGGCTTGTGAGTGTTAAACCTCAAAGCATTTCGGTTGAAGCGGGAAAACTGAAGAAAGATACAGAGAAATGGTCAGCAATTGTATCTGATGTTTATCTTGAACGTTTAGCTGTAaactggtcgagtgtgcggaaTGTGATGGACATGAATGCTGGTTATGGCAG CTTTGCTGCTGCACTTATAAACCGACCTCTATGGGTGATGAATGTTGTGCCTGTGGATAAACCTGACACTCTCTCCGTTGTTTATGATCGAGGCTTGATTGGAGTTTACCATGATTGGTGTGAGTCCCTCAACACTTACCCTAGAACATATGATCTGCTACATTCCAGTTTCTTCCTGGGAGATGTCTCACAAAG ATGTGACATTGTACAAGTGGCAGCTGAGATAGATCGGATAGTGAGACCAGGCGGATATCTCGTGGTACAAGACACCAAGGAAACAATAAAGAAGCTTGAATCCATATTTGGCTCGCTTCATTGGTCAACCAAAATATACCAGGACAGGTTTTTGGTTGGTCGGAAGGGATTTTGGCGTCCTGCTAAACCGGAGCTCTGA
- the LOC104792884 gene encoding UPF0725 protein At4g28920-like isoform X2 codes for MYDVMLDEANLWHHEHEQVEPPLRKRKIEEAPPPSPVEDVYFSDEEDPEEQEKYRLQVVESCGFDVDFCNHTYNGIMPGGCSPYDKLFAKAGLHCYNLEKGKKLEFKSLVKVNSEIGSLYNSYSTSEVMDPINNSIHTFQTLVPGTRHKNMQDQASSARHGRCHLLLGLGCYI; via the exons ATGTATGATGTGATGTTGGATGAGGCGAACTTGTGGCATCACGAACACGAACAGGTTGAACCACCTCTCCGTAAGCGGAAGATCGAAGAAGCTCCTCCACCTTCACCTGTCGAAGACGTTTATTTCTCCGACGAAGAAGATCCTGAGGAACAAGAAAAGTATCGTCTTCAAGTTGTTGAGTCTTGT ggATTTGATGTTGATTTCTGCAACCATACGTATAATGGGATAATGCCGGGTGGATGTAGTCCCTATGACAAACTCTTTGCAAAGGCTGGACTCCATTGTTACAATCTTGAAAAG GGAAAGAAGTTAGAATTCAAGAGTCTAGTCAAAGTTAACTCAGAAATCGGTTCACTTTACAATTCTTACTCAACCTCTGAGGTGATGGATCCTATCAACAACTCAATTCACACTTTCCAAACTTTAGTGCCAGGTACTCGTCACAAAAATATGCAGGATCAAGCCTCAAGTGCCAG gCATGGGAGATGCCACTTGCTTTTGGGACTTGGATGCTATATATGA
- the LOC104792883 gene encoding inactive receptor-like serine/threonine-protein kinase At2g40270 isoform X2: MFKMRSFVSSVFLLSFFGSCCSLIDQGVDVQKSEDSLKKDLWSDGDSNNLKAVGFHRKTLVRNPFTYNDLPSRKKPKNSAATIAATITPSSSPNPSQKHSSIVPEPQKSSSSTQDVSLFPSVSVAPSKRRNSDSSSVVVPLVVGCVVGGAVLLLLVATGVYFYRREAGETVNPWRTGLSGQLQRVFVTGVPVLKRSEIEAACEDFSNVIGSCSVGKLFKGTLSSGVEIAVASFDTTSTKDWKNNTEIHFRNKIEMLSKINHKNFVNLLGYCEEKEPFTRILIFEYAPNGSLFEHLHCKESEHLDWGMRLRIVMGTAYCIDHMHQLNPPIAHTNLVSSSLQLAEDYAVKVSDFSFGTSETETSINSTILNTGISVLNPQDNVYSFGLLLFEMITGKLPESVNKLDSVDTGLVDFLRGETLLAKMVDPTLESYDDKIENIGEVIKSCLRTDPKERPTMGEVTGWLREITGISPNDATPKLSPLWWAELEVLSSTA; the protein is encoded by the exons ATGTTCAAAATGCGTTCTTTTGTGTCTTCTGTGTTCCTTCTCAGCTTCTTCGGTTCCTGTTGTTCTCTCATTGACCAAG GTGTAGATGTTCAGAAAAGTGAAGACAGTTTAAAGAAAGATCTATGGTCAGATGGAGATTCCAATAACTT GAAAGCTGTTGGATTCCACAGGAAAACACTTGTCCGTAACCCATTCACATACAACGATTTGCCTTCtagaaaaaaacccaaaaacagcGCTGCTACTATAGCTGCAACTATCACACCATCATCATCCCCAAACCCTTCTCAAAAACATTCTTCAATAGTTCCAGAGCCACAAAAGAGTTCATCATCTACACAAGATGTTTCACTTTTTCCATCTGTGTCAGTTGCTCCCTCTAAGAGAAGAAACTCTGATTCTTCTTCAGTGGTTGTTCCTCTAGTGGTTGGCTGCGTAGTAGGCGGTGCTGTTTTGCTTCTCCTTGTGGCTACTGGTGTCTACTTTTACAGACGTGAGGCTGGAGAAACTGTGAATCCTTGGCGTACAGGTCTTAGTGGACAACTTCAGAGAGTTTTTGTAACTG GTGTCCCTGTACTCAAAAGATCTGAGATTGAAGCTGCATGTGAAGATTTTAGTAATGTCATTGGATCTTGCTCAGTTGGGAAATTGTTCAAAGGAACACTATCAAGTGGAGTAGAGATAGCTGTTGCTTCATTTGATACTACATCCACTAAAGACTGGAAGAACAATACAGAAATACACTTTAGGAACAAG ATTGAAATGTTGTCGAAGATCAACCACAAGAACTTTGTAAACCTGCTTGGTTACTGTGAGGAAAAGGAACCTTTCACGAGGATCTTGATCTTTGAATATGCTCCAAACGGATCACTCTTTGAGCATTTACACT GTAAAGAATCAGAACACTTAGACTGGGGAATGAGGTTAAGAATCGTAATGGGTACAGCATATTGCATTGACCATATGCACCAACTCAATCCACCTATAGCTCACACCAACCTCGTCTCATCATCTCTTCAGCTCGCGGAAGATTATGCTGTCAAAGTATCCGATTTCAGTTTCGGTACATCTGAGACAGAGACTAGCATCAACAGCACAATCCTAAACACAGGCATCTCAGTCTTGAATCCCCAAGACAACGTTTACAGCTTCGGTTTACTTTTATTCGAAATGATAACCGGGAAACTCCCGGAATCGGTTAACAAACTTGACTCGGTAGATACCGGGCTGGTTGATTTCTTGAGAGGAGAGACTCTACTAGCCAAGATGGTAGATCCAACACTGGAATCTTATGATGACAAGATTGAGAATATAGGTGAAGTTATCAAATCATGCCTCAGAACCGACCCGAAAGAGAGGCCTACAATGGGTGAAGTCACAGGATGGTTACGGGAGATCACGGGAATATCACCTAACGATGCTACGCCGAAACTGTCACCTCTTTGGTGGGCAGAGTTGGAGGTTTTGTCCTCCACTGCCTAA